The following nucleotide sequence is from Apium graveolens cultivar Ventura chromosome 4, ASM990537v1, whole genome shotgun sequence.
AAGATGAACCGAGATATGAAACATTAAATCAAACAACGAGGGAGGAAAGTATTTTTCAAGATGACAAAGAGTTTCTACCAGTTGCGATTGCATTTTCTCCAGCTTACCAACCTCAATAACTTTACTACAGATCGCTTTGAAAAATAGACAAAACTTGATAATAATTTTCCTAACCTGTTTTTGTAGTGACGAGCGAATCGCAATTGGGAGCAAGTGATGCAAAATCGTATGGCAGTCGTGAGATTTCATTCCGGTAAGACGAAGATTTTCCATTgaaaccaggttctgaatattaGAACAAAAACCATCAGGCAACTTCATGCCAAGGAAGGATGAGAAAACAACCTTTTTTTTCAGAATGGGTTAGATTCCAAGATGCCATTGGTAACTTCTCCTTTATCCCCGAAGTTTTTGGCCTTAGTTCTGTTCTAATCCCCATTTCAGCCATGTCAATGCGCACAGATTCCTTGTCTTTCATCTTTTTTGGTATATTAAGCATCGTACCGAGTAAAGattcacatatatttttctcgatGTGCATCACATCGAGAACATGTCGAACCGGCAAAAATTTCCAATACTCAAGTTCAAAAAATATAGAAACCTTCTTACATAAAGGTCGAGCATCACCTTTCTTCAAACGTGATTGGCGTTGTGTTTTACCATAGACATGTCCCTTTAAATGTTGCACTCTTTCAAGTACCTCCTCTCCGGTTAATGGAACTGGAGCTATTTCTTTTTCTACGGTGTTATCAAAATCTTGTTTCTTCCGACGATAAGGATGATGAGGGGGCAACCACCTTCGATGCCTCATGACCACGCACTTACGATAATTGACAAGCCTTGTAGCTTTTGTTTGATCAACACAGATAGGACAACCATTATACCCTTTGATTATATTTCCCGACAAGTTACCATAGGCTGGATAATCACTAATAGTCCATAACAAGATGCCTCTTAGCAAAAACTGCTCATTCTTGTAAGCATTGTACACTTGTTTCCCATGCCACAACTTTTTTAAATCATCTATAAGTGGTTGAAGAAACACATCAATATCATTTCCGGGTTGAGTTGGTCCAGATATCAACAAGCATAGCATTATATACTTCCGTTTCATACAAAGCCATGGTGGAAGATTATAAATTGACATCAAAACAGGCCAACATGAGTAATCAAGATTACAGCTATGAAAAGGATTGAATCCATCAGAAGATAGAGCTAACCGTAAGTTTCTAGGATCTGAAGAAAAGTCTGGCCACCTTGCATCGACTTCCTTCCATGTTTGTGCATCAGCAGGGTGTCTAATTTACCATCATTTAACCTTTCTCTGTCATGCCAAGTCAAGTCCTTAGATGTTTGAGGTGAGTTGAACAAATTCCTCAGATGTGGTATTAATGGAAAATACCATAAAACCTTGGCAGGAATCCCTTCCAATTCATCTCCTTTTTTGTTTAACTTCCATCGAGAGGCCTGACAAATGCGGCACTTCGTCTCATCTTCATCTCTCTCTCCACGGTATAGTAAACAATCATTCAGACATACGTGTATTTTTTCATACTCCATTCCCAAGGCACACAAGCTTTTTTTAGCTTCACTGAATGAAGAAGGAAATGTGTTGCCTTGTGGAAGCATAGACCCGACCAAAAGTAGCATTTCAGAGAAGCAAGTATCAGATATTTCGTATTTTGCTTTCAAGTTATAAAACTTTACCAAAGCCTTCATCTTAGTGTATCCTTCACATCCTGGATAAAGAGGTTCATATTCAGATTGAATATGGTTAAACATTTCCGAGGAGTCCAGGGATACATCATCATTTCTACCGACTGGGATTTGATCTACCGATTCTGAACTACCCGTCCCTTTAGTGGTAGGCTCACCTCCTTCTGTATTGCACTCTCCGTGCCAAATCCAACACTTGTATGCTTGATCGATACCATTGAGAAAAAGATGGTCCCTTACTTTTCGAGCATGCCAATATTTACTATGTGCGCATTTTATACATGGACAACatattttattttcactaaaTCCGTTCTCAAATGCACACAACAACAAATCCTCGACTCCTTTTTTGAATTGTTTTGTTCTTCTATCTGCCTTTAACCAAGACCTGTCCatctgttttaattcaaaataTGACACATAATTAAAAGTTACAACTAATGAGCTTAACACATAATTGTACTACTAATTATACTACTAATTACTACTAATTACTAACTGCAAAtacaaattaaataaaaattaacacTAAAACATTGCCCAAATATAATTAAGAACCCTAAAAATTTAATGAAATTAAACATAATGGAGATGAAGTAATTACCTTAACACAGACCCAATCAAAAAGATGAAGTTATGGTTTCAATCGAGTTTTTTTGAAGTTATTttgatgaagaggatgaagagcTTGAGTGAAGTAATTGAGTAAAGAAATTgtgtgaagaaaatgaagaaatcgAGTCAAGAAATcgagtgaagaagatgaagaaatcgaTTCAAGAAATcgagtgaagaagatgaagaaatagAGTCAAAGGCTAGAAAATTAATGGCTTAGGACAAAGATCTGAGAGGTTTGAATGGCTTAAGACAAAGATATGGGGCTATTAATGAGTACCACACATTTTGTGCTTTTTTTAACAAACAACTCCGACAACGGTAAAGCAGCCAAACCCCTTGTATCACAGTAATAACGACAATACAAATATTTAAAAAACCGTTGTATAACAGATACATTGTTCAATCGTCTGAAAACAAGTTATATAACGACTTTTTAAAACAAACCGTTGTAAGGTCTATTataattaaaatagaaactttagtatgagactaaacacaagttacaagtaccggtcaaaacaccggttaactgttaaaataacaaaccaaacacatttatttttttatcaaatttttctcatatcactaaaacatatagctcttaacatccgtacggttggatcattcataaactttaaaaaaaaatagaaactttagtacgagactaaacacaagttacaagtaccagtcaaaacaccggttaactgttaaaatagcaaaccaaacacatttatttttttatcaaaattttctcatatcactaaaatatatagttattaacatccgtacggttggatcattcataaactttttaaaaaaatagaaactttagtacgagactaaacaaaagttacaagtacgggtcaaaacacaagttgactgttaaaataacaaaccaaacacatttatttttttctcaattttttttcatataagtaaaatatatagatcttaacatccgtatggttagatcattcataaactttttttaaaaaatagaaactttagtacgagactaaacacaagttacaagtaccggtcaaaacacccgttaacttttaaaataacaaaccaaacacatttatttttttatcaaatttttctcatatcactaaaacatatagctcttaacatccgtacagttggatcattcataaactttttaaaaaaatagaaactttagtacgagactaaacacaagttacaagtaccggtcaaaacaccggttaactgttaaaataacaaaacaaacacatttatttttttttcaaaattttctcatatcactaaaacatatagttcttaacatccgtacggttggatcattcataaactttttaaaaaaaatagaaactttagtacgagactaaacacaagttacaagtaccggtcaaaacaccggttgacttttaaaataataagccaaacacatttatttttttatcaaatttttctcatatccctaaaacatatagttcttaacatccgtacggttggatcattcataaactttttttaaaaaatagaaactttagtacgagactaaacacaagttacaagtaccggtcaaaacaccggttaactgttaaaataacaaaacaaacacatttatttttttatcaaatttttctcatatcactaaaacatatagctcttaacatccgtacggttggatcattcataaactttaaaaaaaaatagaaactttagtacgagactaaacacaagttacaagtaccagtcaaaacaccggttaactgttaaaatagcaaaccaaacacatttatttttttatcaaaattttctcatatcactaaaatatatagttattaacatccgtacggttggatcattcataaactttttaaaaaaatagaaactttagtacgagactaaacaaaagttacaagtacgggtcaaaacacaagttgactgttaaaataacaaaccaaacacatttatttttttctcaattttttttcatataagtaaaatatatagatcttaacatccgtatggttagatcattcataaactttttttaaaaaatagaaactttagtacgagactaaacacaagttacaagtaccggtcaaaacacccgttaacttttaaaataacaaaccaaacacatttatttttttatcaaatttttctcatatcactaaaacatatagctcttaacatccgtacagttggatcattcataaactttttaaaaaaatagaaactttagtacgagactaaacacaagttacaagtaccggtcaaaacaccggttaactgttaaaataacaaaacaaacacatttatttttttttcaaaattttctcatatcactaaaacatatagttcttaacatccgtacggttggatcattcataaactttttaaaaaaaatagaaactttagtacgagactaaacacaagttacaagtaccggtcaaaacaccggttgacttttaaaataacaagccaaacacatttatttttttatcaaatttttctcatatccctaaaacatatagttcttaacatccgtacggttggatcattcataaactttttttaaaaaatagaaactttagtacgagactaaacacaagttacaagtaccggtcaaaacaccggttaactgttaaaataacaaaacaaacacatttatttttttatcaaatttttctcatatcactaaaacatatagttcttaacatccgtacgtttggatcattcataaacttttttaaaaaaatgaa
It contains:
- the LOC141720273 gene encoding uncharacterized protein LOC141720273; this translates as MLCLLISGPTQPGNDIDVFLQPLIDDLKKLWHGKQVYNAYKNEQFLLRGILLWTISDYPAYGNLSGNIIKGYNGCPICVDQTKATRLVNYRKCVVMRHRRWLPPHHPYRRKKQDFDNTVEKEIAPVPLTGEEVLERVQHLKGHVYGKTQRQSRLKKGDARPLCKKVSIFFELEYWKFLPVRHVLDVMHIEKNICESLLGTMLNIPKKMKDKESVRIDMAEMGIRTELRPKTSGIKEKLPMNLVSMENLRLTGMKSHDCHTILHHLLPIAIRSSLQKQVRKIIIKFCLFFKAICSKVIEVGKLEKMQSQLVETLCHLEKYFPPSLFDLMFHISVHLVREVKLCGPIFLRWMYPFERYMKTFKGYIRNRARAEGCIAEAYIAEEAVECLVNNEEVTIGVPKKGRHIKDSICKPLSGATIITPSCTDLHVAHLCVLQNTTAVRPYIDEHMAFLMTKYPEYENDEMWLKNKQNETFPKWFKEKILADEKEISAEIRWIADEPNKDVPTFSGYRMDGVTFSTKDRDDMRQVQCSGVCVEVDTMVVQDINKGIKVDDLGYTSVNLNRLGFLNDPFVLAKHVKQVCYIDDPSEKLWSVVLKLPEKKYHEDNDDADEESVEVELENDCFMPNFPEIDDSGDDMDSYMRDVDELIQLS
- the LOC141720274 gene encoding uncharacterized protein LOC141720274 — encoded protein: MDRSWLKADRRTKQFKKGVEDLLLCAFENGFSENKICCPCIKCAHSKYWHARKVRDHLFLNGIDQAYKCWIWHGECNTEGGEPTTKGTGSSESVDQIPVGRNDDVSLDSSEMFNHIQSEYEPLYPGCEGYTKMKALVKFYNLKAKYEISDTCFSEMLLLVGSMLPQGNTFPSSFSEAKKSLCALGMEYEKIHVCLNDCLLYRGERDEDETKCRICQASRWKLNKKGDELEGIPAKVLWYFPLIPHLRNLFNSPQTSKDLTWHDRERLNDGKLDTLLMHKHGRKSMQGGQTFLQILETYG